Within the Apium graveolens cultivar Ventura unplaced genomic scaffold, ASM990537v1 ctg5304_1, whole genome shotgun sequence genome, the region TTTTCCATAAATATCcaaattttacaaatatttttgcGAATATTTTCATCCCAGAATGCAACCTAAAACAGTTACACAATTTAAACTAAATTGTAACAGATTATGCAACATCGTATTTTTGCTAATATCTTCAGAGtaaaatagtatttttgcaaattgTTTCAAGAGTTGGtaaaatcataaataattttataaaaaaaattgtatttttggTAAATTCCCTAAATTTTTcacttcaaattaaattcaaaaaattatataatattaaaaataatcgaTGCACGGGTTTTAGGCCATTTATAATATAATAACTGGAATGAGGTTTATTTGGTTCAACGATTAGGCCcttattttgattattaaaaaaaatagtattaaatacatgttaaactactaaattgctGAACTACACATATAGTCTTTTTATCACGTGACCAAAACTTATCTTATTAAACTACGATTCTTcctatttcttttattatttttattataaatttataattattatacatttatataaatatattaaagttgttatatgattgaataaacaaaattttaaaattactaGATGTAACTTCCTTATCCCGCTAAATTACTATCAAAACTTAtcctactaaattacgaccacgACCACAGTTTCTtcttaatatttttattatttttattataaatctgtaattattatataattatataaacatattaaaattattatatgattggataaacaaaattttaaaattatttgaattttaaCAACCGGGCATAACAGAAATTAAACTAATATTAAAAATACACGCCCATGCGGTTCTCCGTTGACTGTTGAAAGAAAGATGAGAAGCAGAGTTGGGAATTGGGATACATAGTTTGGATAATAAAATTGAATTTGAATGGCGAGTTCGAAGCTCCATGCTCTGTGGAATCATCCAGCTGGCCCCAAAACCAGTTATATTTCCTCTTTTCCTCTTTTCCTGCTTTCATATATTCCATTAATCAtgctttttctgatttttaatcTCTTTTTTTATTAATCAGTTGACTTTTTAAATTAGCGCTACTTGTACGTATCACATTTAATTGTTTGTATTAAAATTTGACCTTTCTTTATTTGGATGGTACTTGTGATCACTGATCATACTGCAAAACAAAACTCTATAGGTTGACTTATTAAGAACAACGTCTTCAAGTAACTCGAGGATGTTAGAGGCAGGGTTTTGATATAGGCATACAACAACACTTTTTGTTAATCATGTTCTTATTCTTAGTGGATCGTGTGATAATGTATTATCAAGTATTTTACGTTAATGAATCTTACTTTTGTATATTTTGAAAATCTTGAATGTATATTTAGagaaacttttgggtttttaaTAGAGTTTTTACTTTAAGTTGGTTTGGTCTGGTTGCATCTGTGACAGTAAGGTGGTGCGGATCATGGGTTTCTTCAAAAAAGGAAAGGGAATGGGATTGCTGGATTGAGATTTCAATACATTTTTGCATTTAAATCTTATTCTTATTTACATTCACCGGGTTGAAATCACATGCTTGCCTTTAAGTTATTACTAAATGCTTTGCTACATTGTTACTAATTAATGTACGAGTACCTGGGAAGTTACATAATCGCTTGCAACTTTTAACTTATAGATAGCTAATTATTGGATCGAAAATAATTGGGATTGGAAGTTTGTGTAGTTCACCAGTTGTTGTAATAAGGATGCTCTTTGTGTTTGATTAATGACAATTTCACCTGCAAGCAAATTTTATCTAGATTAATGTATTTGATTAGTATGATTATTGTAATTCACATGAGATTTGTTATTACTTATTGTAGTTCACTTCTGGGCACCTACTTTTAAGTGGGGGATCAGCATAGCTAATGTTGCTGACTTTGCTATACCACCTGAGAAGCTTTCATATCCCCAACAAATAGGTATTTGCCACTTCATATCTTTCATATGCAGGATATACACCATTATATAAACTTTTAAATAATGAACCTGTATGCCTTATATGAGTAGATCCATTGCTTATTCATGTTTCGCTTCACTCTCTACTTTTGATGAGGATCAAAGAatatgaatatgttaatttggatttggttatgggctcgtggtgatgttcaattggagaggacgcaaatatgggttatgcagcttacttggacaacaaggaataaaggagcgatgcatgaagttggacaagtagctgattattatataattattaattcaaattttgcttgcaagtttttacctttcacttgaaagggtttttcttgttttaagcacttaggattttattttcctatttggatttggtttttgtcttttttctattcggatttggtttttaaatttgtttcccggaaggattcagatattggctaattcaagctgatattgaatttctcttggaatcatattgggtttgggttattgtctaagcctataaatacccttctcatgtaatcttttaagggggacaatggatgatataaaacttgtgttttgagataaactatgagtagtttttcttttctctaaacttcaattactggattgttttgaagattagattcgaattacttagtttctggattgatctaagcaatttgagattcaaagttcacgtttctggattgatcgtgttcttttgaaatatcctcttcttctcttatcccttttcttcttcttcttttttttctttgtggagagatccacatcaatttTACCCTCAATGCTTGCACACTAACAACCGTTTCCTGACACAGGCTATTTATATGGGAATTATATGTTTACTTAACTATAAAGATCATCCATTGGAATTCAGTATTGCAATATGTTTATTTTCTTCCCTTTTTAAATTGTTTTGAAGCTTATATTATCCTTTATTGTTGGGACATTGATTTGTTTTCCCTTCTGTCATATTATATTACAGTGGTCGCAGTTAGTGGAGTTATCTGGTCACGATATGGTGTTGTTATCATACCAGTGAGTTTCATGAGACGCTTATACTACATTGAAATAGTTGAACAAATTTGAAAGGCTGGATATGGTTGAGACTATGGTTTTACACCTTAGATGGTGGAGTCCAACCAGCATATTAAGCTTGACAGGGTGTACATTATTTTGTTGTTGTTATCTTCTGCTGTATCTTCTTCCATTTTGTTGTATTCTTTCCTGTTTCCATGTTTTGTTTTATCTCAAATTTAATATTTAATGAAATTGTGGATAGGATCAGAGGATCACAAGACGTAAATGTCTACTTCTAGCCGTATAACTAAATAAATCACAGATTTACAGTGAGGTGGGGATTTGGGGATCAACTAAAGTACAATTACACACTAGAATGAACCACAGGCTATGAACCTAGCCAGCATGATGCTCAAGTCTGTTGTCGACTAATTCACTATTACAAGAAACTTAAAATTTGTGAAATtattactataaatatataacttTGATCAGAAAACTTCTTCCTGTGGTATCTGCTGAAAAATGTTTCTCAGTTTCAGGCTTTCAGCTGTTTAAAATGCACATTTGTTATTGTAGATGGTTGTATGTGTTTATAGCCTCATTGGATTTAGTAACCTAATGAGTAGTTTTCACAGACTTCGTTTTCATctaattttttgtttttttattccCTTTTTTCATTTGGTTTATCTTCCGCTCTAAATAAAAAGTTCTCATTGTTTGAGGCTTTTTTATGAACATGATTGCGTGTGGATTGCAGAAGAACTGGAACCTTATAAGTGTAAATCTTGCAATGGCTGGAACAGGCATGTATCAACTTTCACGAAAAATAAGGTATGTTTTCTTATCTCGTCCAAACCATGTTCATATTTTACCTTTTTTACAGATGATTCTAGCAATACTGAAATATGAAAGTATGATGACAATCTTATACTGATTTGGGTTTTTATGTTATTAAATTAGTTAAATGTTTGGCTTATCATTATCTAGATCTATGGACTTTGCCCGTTTTATTGGGAATTTAAGTCTTTTGATGTACGATTGTACAAGTTGTTTCACATTCTTCACATCACAACTTTTCTTTGTCTCTTATCGTATTAA harbors:
- the LOC141702591 gene encoding mitochondrial pyruvate carrier 4-like; this translates as MASSKLHALWNHPAGPKTIHFWAPTFKWGISIANVADFAIPPEKLSYPQQIVVAVSGVIWSRYGVVIIPKNWNLISVNLAMAGTGMYQLSRKIRHDYYNQEEADVAEE